The DNA segment GTCCCCCAGGCGCAGCTCGCGCAACTGGTCGAGCGCCATCTCCAGCGTCGGGTGGTGATCTCCTGATCGTCGGCGCCCGTTGTTGGGTGGCTCCCGTCGGTGGTCGCGCCGGATCTTGGCAACGCCGTGGGCGTGATCGTAGTGTGCGCGCCCGACGTCCTCCGGCCCCGCATGACCGCTTCCTCCTCCGCTGACGACAACCCCGCCGCGGTCCCACCGGACCGGGGGCGGTTCGCCGCGACGCAGTGGTCGATGGTCCTGCAGGCGGGGCGGGCGGACTCGGGTGACGCGCAGGAGGCGTTGGCCCGCCTGTGCGAGACGTATTGGTATCCGCTTTACGCGCACGTGCGTCGGCGGGGGTACGCGGCGGCCGATGCGCAGGACCTCACGCAGGAGTTTTTTCTGCGCCTGCTTGACCGGCGCCTGCTGGCGCAGGCGGATCCGCAGCGGGGGCGGTTTCGGTCATTCGTCCTCACCGCGCTCGACCATTTCCTGGCGGATGCTCGCGCCAAGGCCCAGGCGCAGAAACGCGGCGGCGGCGCGGCGGGGTTGTCGCTGGATTTCGATTTTGCCGAGAGGCGATTCGCGATCGAGCCGGTGGACGCGGCCGCGCCGGACAAGATATTCGACTGGCAATGGGCGCTGGCGCTGCTCGAGGCGGTGCTCCGGCAACTCGCGGCCGAGTATGCGGCGCAGGGCCAGGAGCGGGTGTATGCGCTGCTCAAGGATGCGCTGATCCGCGGTCGGGACGGCCTGTCGTACGCCGAAATCGGAGGAAAGCTGGGCCTGAGCGAAGGCGCAGTGAAGGTGGCCGCGCACCGGCTGCGCCGACGCTATCGGGAGTACCTGCGCGCCGAGATTGCGCGTACGGTGGCCGCGGAGGCGGACGTCGCGGATGAAATGCGTCACCTGATGCGCACCTTTTCTGGCGAATGACCGGTAACCTTTCGCCGCATTTTCCGTAGCACGGGGCAGGAACCACCATGGATACCTCATCCGTCTGCCCGCGTTGCGGCAAATCTCTCCCCGCTGGGGCCCCGCAGGGGCTCTGTCCCGCCTGCCTGCTGGCGGCCGGCTTCGCCGCCACGACCCAGGCGGTGCCCGGAGCGCCGGCCTCGGAGCCTGCCGCGGGCGGAGCAGGGTTCGAACCACCTCCGCCGGAGGCGTTGGCGCCGCATTTCCCGCAGCTGCAGATCGAGGTGTGCGTGGGCCAGGGCGGAATGGGCGCCGTGTATCGGGCGCGCCAGCCGGCGCTCGATCGCATCGTGGCGCTCAAGATCCTGCCGCCGCACCTGGCGGACGTGCCGGGCTTCACGGAGCGGTTTACGCGCGAGGCGCGGGCACTCGCGCGGCTGAGCCATCCGCACATCGTGGCGGTGCACGATTTCGGCCAGGCGGGCGGGTATCACTACCTGCTGATGGAGTACGTCGACGGCGTGAACCTGCGGCACCTGTTGAACGCGGGGCGGGTTTCGCCGCGGGAGGCGCTGGCGATCGTGCCCCCGGTGTGCGAGGCGCTCCAGTTTGCGCATGACCGCGGCATCGTGCACCGCGACATCAAGCCGGAGAACATCCTGATCGGGAAGGACGGCCAGGTGAAGATCGCCGACTTCGGGCTCGCGAAGATCGTGGGGGCGGAGCCGGGCGCACCGGCGCTCACGATGGCAGGCAACGTGATGGGCACGCCGCATTACATGGCGCCGGAACAGATCGAGCATCCGACCGAGGTCGATCACCGCGCCGACATCTATTCGCTCGGCGTGGTGCTCTACCAGATGCTCACGGGCGAACTGCCGCTGGGTCGCTTCGGGCCGCCCTCGCGCAAGGTGCAGATCGATGTGCGGCTCGATGAGATCGTGCTCCGCGCGCTCGAGAAGGAGCCGGAGCTGCGTTACCAGCAGGCCGCCGGGCTCCGGACCGACGTGGAAACCGTGGCCGCGGGTGCGGCCAGAGCGGGTGGGGGCGCGGCGGCCGCCGCGACCGCGTCAGGCGCGATCCCGCCCCCGCCGCGACCCGTAGCCGAGGAGGCGAGCAATGCCCGCGCCGAGGACGGGGTCCTGGTGGTGCCGGCGATCGGGCCGCGGCTGCCCCGACGCTGCGTGGTGACGAACGTGCCCGTGACGGAAAACGAACTGCGCCGCGAGCGGCTCGAGTGGCTGCATCCGGTGTTGTGGCTGTCGCTGCTCGCGACGCCGCTGGCCTTTGCGATCGTGTATTACCTGTTCCGGCGGTCGTTGACGATCGAGGTGCCTGTGAGCGCGCAAAGCCGGCGCCGCGATCATCGGCGCTTCTGGATCGCGCTCGGACTGCTGCTGGCCGGTCTCGTCGCACTGGGACTCGGGCTGACGTCGCTCGATGCCCCTCCCGGAGCGTTGGGGTGGCCGGAGTTGATCTTCATCGGCGCGCTGGTGTGTGCATTCGCGCTACCGATCGCGCTGGTGGCGGATCGGCGTCGGCGGCAGGTGCTGAGGATCACGCGCTGGGAGGACGGCGAAGTCTGGTTGGCGGGCGCGGACGCATCGTTCCTGGCCTCGCTGCCGGGGGCGGCGCCGGATGCGGCGGCACGAGCCGCGGCCCGGCGCCGGCGCGCCCGGCGCGCGTTGGAGATCGGACTGGTCCTGCTGGCCGCCGTCATCGTTGGGTGGAGTCTGTGGCGGAACCGCTCCAGCCGGGTGGTGGGCGAGCCGGCGCCGACGCTCGTTCGAACCACGCGCGCGCAAGCGGTTCGACCGCCGGAGCCGGCCAATGCGGCGCGGGGATTTGGGCCGGTGTTCGAACGCGTGGTGGGCGCGGTTGGCAAGGGGGAGACGCCGGAGCTGATTCGGTTCAGCACGGGCGAAGTGCGGTGGCAGCGCGACGTGCTCGGAGATCCGATTACGGTCCGGAGCACGCAGGAGACGATCGCGGTGTTTCGAGAACAGGAGATTGATGCCACGGGCACGCTCGATCCCGCGACGCGAGGCCTGGCCGGCTGGGAAATGTGCGCCCTGCCGACGACGGCGACGATGTGGGAGACGGCGGGGTCGGCGACGGTGGAAGCGGCGCTGGCCGGGTGTCAGCCGGGCAGCCCCGTGACCATGCAAGGGACCGGAGCGCTGCCGGCCACGTACGCCTTTATGACGCGCCACGGACAGGTGGGGCTGCTGCAGATTGTGGGGTTCTCTACCCGACCGGGGGGCGTCAGGATTCGCTACAAACTGGTGCAATCCACGGTGGCCGCCGGGAATGCCGCGAGGCCCGTGAGGGTGCCGGCGCCGCCGCCGCTGCCCGGCGAGGAGACGAACCCGGAGGTCATCGCGGCGGAGCTTCGCCAGGCTGAGCGTGCGGAGCGGGACCTGAAGGCGCGTCACGCCACTGGTGTCGTCGGCACCATGGAAATGCAGGATGCCACTTCCGCGGTGGAGCGTTGGCGGGCGCTGCAGGCGGGCGACCGGCTGCGATACCGCAAGCAGTTGTTGGCGGACGCCGAGCGGCGGCTGGCCTGGATCAAGAGCCGCCTGGACAGCGGTCTCGGCACGCGCGCGGAGTTCGATGCCGCCGAGACGGCGGTCGCGGTCGCCCAAGCGCGGGTCCGGGAACTGACGCCACCACTGCAGCCCTGAGGTCGCGCCGGGACGGCGATTCGTCGCTTTACCTCGTGCTTACGATCCCGCCGCGCGGCAGAAGGGCGGCTTGATTCTCTTTAGCTGCCACATGTTGGCATTGCGGGCGCGGCGGAGGTGGTCACGTTCGCGTACCCCACTCCCACCTCATGCCTTTTGCGCGTCGGTTTGCCGTGCTCCTCGTCATCGGTGCCGCCTGTTCGACGGCCGGCGGGGCCGTCGACGATATCGAGACGCTCGAGCACCAGATCGAACGGACCGAACCTTCGGAGCGCCCGGCGCAGCTGATTGCGCTGGCGGAGCGCCTGGAAGCCGTCGATGCCGCGCGCGGGGCTGCGGCGGCCGAGCGGGCGCTGGCGCTGGCCCGGTCGCCGGCGGAACGGCTGGCGGCACAGGCGGCGCTGGCGAGCTTGATCCGGCAGCAAGCCGACTACCCCGGAGCGTTGAAGCTCGCGCAAGAGGGGCTTGAGGCCGCCACCACCCTTGGCGACGACCGGCTCCGGGCCTCGTTCCTGTACGTCCTCGCGCGCACCTACTGGGCAGTGGGTGATTATCCGACGGCCCTGCGCCACTTTCACGATACCATCCGGCTTGGCGAGGCCGTCCACGATTCCGGCCTGCTCACGGACGCCCACCTTGGCGTCGTCACGCTGTACCGGGAGTTCCTGGACCTGACGCAGGCGAAAGGCCACCTCGAGGAGGCGCGGAAGTTCGCCGAGCTGTCGCGCGATCCGCGCCGGCTCGGAGACTATTACCGCGTGCTGGGCAACTATCTCGATGCCGTGGGCGATCTCCCCGGCTCGCGCGCGGCGCACGAGCGCTCGCGGCAGATCAACGCGGAGGCCGGCAATGAACGGGGGGTGGCGGATGCCCTGCAGAACCTCGGATACGTCTCTGAAAGCGAGCGAAAGTTCGACGAGGCCCGGGAGCAGTTCGTGGCCGCCGTTGCGATCTACGAGCGGCTCGGCTTGAAGCGTCATCTCTGCAACGCCTACCGGCAGCTTGGGCGCGTGCTCGTGAAACAACAGCGGTTGGAGGAGGGAGTTCGGTACCTCGATGCCAGCCTGGAGCTGGCCCGCGGTTTTGGTGGACGCATGGGCGTCGCCAAGGCGTACAAGCAGCTCTCCATTGCGCACGAGGTCGCGGGGAATCTTCCGCTTGCGTTGGATTACCAGCGCCGGCTGACCGAGGAGAACGAGGCCATTCTCGGTGAGCAGTCGCGGCAGCAGATGTCGTTGCTCGAGGCGCGGTACGGCGCCGAGCGGCGGCGGCAGCAGATCGAGCTGCTTGAGCGCAATCAGGAGCTGAGCGCGGCCGAGCTGCAGCGTGCCCGGCAGCTGCAACTTGGCCTTGGGGCCTTGCTCCTCCTTGGCGCCGTGGCGGTGGCGGCCGTGGTGAGCCGACAGCGGCTCAAGCTGGCGGCCGAACGTCGCGTGCTGGCGGAGGCGCGTCGGGCGCAACAGGCCGCCGATGATGCCAACCTGCTCAAGACGCGGCTGCTGGGTATTGTTTCCCATGACCTGAAGGCGCCGCTGCGCGGTCTGGTGAGCGGCGCGGACGAGATCTCACGCCACCCTGAAAAGATGGGGCGCAATCAGGCGCTGGCGACCCGCATGCATGCGGAAGGGGAGCGGATGTTCTCGCTGATCCGCGATCTGCTCGATCTCTCCGCGCTGGAGACTGGCGGGGTGGAACTGCGTCGCGCGCCCTGCGATCTCGGAGCGCTCGCGGAGGCCCGCGTCGCGCTGCTCCGCCCGGCCGCGGAGGCCAAGGAGCAGGTGCTGACGATCAGGTTGCCCGGCGCCCCAGCCATCGTTTTGGCGGATGCATCCCGGCTCGCCCAGGTGATAGACAATCTGATCAGCAACGCGCTGAAGTTCACCCCTGTGGGCAAGGGCATTCACGTCAGCGTCGAGTGCGCCGGTGGCCGGGCCTCGCTCCGCGTCCGTGACGAAGGTCCCGGCCTGGCACCGGAGGATTTCGGGCGCCTGTTCCAGCCATTCCAGACCTTGTCGGCGCAACCGACCGCGGGCGAATCGTCGAGCGGACTCGGCCTCTATATCGCCCACGAAATGATCGCGCTCCATGGCGGCCAGCTCGGGGTTGAGTCCTCTCCCGGCGAAGGCGCCGAGTTTGTCTTCGAGGTTCCGCTGCTGGCGGATCGCTCAACCGCAGACCGCGCGGCGGTGGATGGCGTGCCGGTCACAATCGAACCCGCACCGGCTGCGCCGGCGACGCGCACGCTCGCGCCATCCGGTTGACGACGGCGCGGCCCGCCGGTGCCGCGCGGCTCAGGCCCGCCCCTGCTCGAGCCACCAGCGCGCCAAGGAGACTGCATCGCGCACGCCCACTTTCTGCATCACGTTCGCGCGGTAGTTGTCCACGGTGCGGACACTGAGTGCGAGCTGCTGCGCGATTTCCTTGGAGGTAAGGCCGCTGGCAACGAGGCGGGCGACGTCGCGTTCGCGCGCCGAGAGGACGGCCGCACTGACCCGCCCGGGCGCCGAGGGGTGGAGCGCGAAACGCGAGCCTTGGGGCATGACCCCGGCAAAGAAGTACATGCCACCGGCGAGCACCCGCTCGACAGCGCGCATCGCGTGTTCGAGCGGCGAGCCCTTGTCGACGAACCCGGCCACGCCGAGGGCGATCAGTTCGGCGGGCAGCGCGGCATCCGCCTGGGCGGTCAGTACGATCACGCGGACCCGCGCATCCCGGGCGCGGACCTGACGGATGACCTCGCGACCATCGAGGCCGGGTAGCCCGAGGTCGACCAGCAGCAGCTGCACGGGGTGGGAGAGACAGTGGCGGAGCGCCGCGCGGCCCTCGGCGAACGCATGCAGTGCCGCCGGAGCGAAGGTCTGGCTGAGCGAATTGGCCAGGAGATCGCGGAGGAGCGACTCGTCTTCGACGACGACAAAATGGCAGGTGGTGGGATCGAGACTCGCTGGCTTGCTGGTGGGTGTGGGCCCGGTCACGCGGGAAAACCTTGGGTGGTCCGGTAGGCGTCGCAAGGTCGTAGAGTAAAATTACTCTGGCGACTGGGTGATAGACCGCTTCGCAAGCCGCTTCCAAGGGCGCTCGCCTGAGGGCGTTCCTACCACCATGTCCACTTCGATTTGGACGGCGTCTGCCGTCATGCTGCGGTTTTTGTGCTCCGGCTCGCGTGTGCGCGGGCTTCTTCCCGCCCTGGCTCTGGTGTTGGCCACTGTGGCCAGCGCGGCGCCGGGCTACACCTTGAGCCCTTCGACGGTGCCGAATGGCACGCTGGGTGAGTCGTACTCGGCCTCGCTCGCCGTCTCCGGGGTCGCGAGTCCGCCCGGGTTCAACTTCGCGGTGTCTGTGGGCACGCTACCGCCTGGTCTGTCGCTCGTGGGCAGCGGTACTGCGGGGGCGACGATCGCCGGTACGCCGACGGTGGCAGGGAGCTACTCGTTTACGATCAAGGCGACCGAAGCCGGCGGTCCCGGGACGGCGAGCCAAGCATATTCCCTCGCCATCAGTCCACCCCCGGCGCCGGTCGTGGTGCAGGCCACGGGACCCAATGCGGGCACGTATGGTGCGGGCGATGTGCTGGACTTCACCCTCGCGTTTGATCGCGTCGTGACCGTGGTGGGTGGCACGCCGACACTCACGCTGACGATCGGCAACGCGCGGCGGCTGGCGTATTATGCGGCGGGCAGCGGTACGACCGCGCTGACGTTCCGCCACACGGTGCAGCCGGGGGACAACGATGCGGATGGCATCACCTGCGCCGACTCGGTCGCGCTCAATGGCGCGACGATGCGCAGTGGCGGTGCGGTCGACGCCGAACGGTCGTTTACGCCACCGGACACAACCCTGGTCCGCATCGACACGGCGCCGATCGTGACCGGCATCCGCCGGTGGGCGCCGCGAACAGTCGGCACGCCCGCGACGAGTGTCGTCTATCGCGTGACCTTCAGCGAACCCGTCACCGGCGTGGACGCGGCGGACTTCGTTCTGAACAAGACGATGAGCGCCTTCGGGGTGGTTGGGAACGTCGAGGCGGTCGACGCGATGACCTATGCGGTGACGATCACGGGGCTCTCCGGCGTCGGGACGGTGCGGCTGGACCTGAAGGGGGCCGGCACCGGAATCGTGGACAGGAGTGCGCAGCCGGTGAGCGGCGGGTTCTCGATGGGGCAGATTTACGTGCCGATGATGGCGTCGTTCCCGGTCGGTTGGGGACGAAACGTGTACGGGAGGCTGGGCGACAACACCACAACGGAGCGGCATATGCCCTCGGCCCTGCACACGACGGGAAAGCTCGCGGGGAAGTATCTCGTGGACCTGGCGGCGGGCGGCTACTTCAGCATAGGCCTCACGGCCGACGGGCAGGTCTTCGCGTGGGGACGCAATGCCGATGGCCAGCTCGGGGTCGGCACGAACGGAGACTGGTTTGCCCCGCAACCGGTCAGCACGACGGGCGCGCTGCAGGGCAAGACGATCACGGCGATCGCCGCGGGCGGCTATCATGCCCTGGCGGTGGACGCCGAGGGCAGGGTCTACGCCTGGGGTCGAAATGCCCAGGGTCAGCTTGGCAACCGCAGCACGACCGACAGCAATGTGCCGGTTGCGGTGTACATGGACGGTGCACTGGCGGGAAAGCGCGTGGTGGCGGTGGCGGCCGGCGACGAGTTCAGTGTCGCGCTGACGGACGACGGCCTTGTCTACACCTGGGGAGACGGGGGTGACGGCCAGTTGGGGCACAACGCTTTTGTCGATTTCAGCAACGAGCCGGTGGCGGTCGGAACGAGCGGGGCGCTGAACGGCAAGTTTGTCACGGCGATCGCGGCGGGCTCGGAGCACGTCCTCGCGCTGACGAGCGAGGGCAAGGTTTACGCTTGGGGCAGCAATGGTTACGGCCAGCTCGGGACGAACATGTTCGGCACCAACCGCAGCCTGCCGAACCCGGTGTACCATGGCGGCGCCTACGGCCAGAAGACCGTCGTGGATATCGCCTGCGGCTGGGACCACAGCATCGCGCTCACGGCGGACGGTCGTGTGTACGTGTGGGGCGAGAATGACCACGGCCAGGTCGGCAACAACTCCAAGTCCAATCGCAACGACCCCGGGATCGTTTCGGCCGCCGGCGTGCTCAATGGCAAGACCGTGGCCGCCGTCACCGGCGGCGACTCGCACACGACGGCGCTGACCACGGAGGGGCGGGTGTACGACTGGGGCTTCAACGACTACGGCCAGCTCGGCAATGACACCGAGGGGACGGATACCCCGCTGCCTGTCGCCGTTGACACGAGCGGTGCGCTGGCTGGCAAAACCGTGGTCGCCCTCGGGAGCAACTGGGGCGGTGTTTTCAACCTCGCGCTCGCCGTGGCGACGACCGGACCGCGCATCATGGCCGTTCTGGCTCCGCCGGACGGCGTGTACCAGACGGGCGACACCCTGGCCCTCACGGTTCAATTCAACGCGCCGGTTGCCGTCACGACCGCCGGAGGCGTGCCTTATATCGACATGATCATCGGCAGTAGCACGCGCGCGCTGGCGTATGCCTCGGGGTCCGGCACGGACACCCTGACGTTCAGCTACACCGTCCAGGCAGATGATCGGGACATTGACGGCCTGACGCCGGGCAGCGCCATCGTGCCAGGCGGGGGGACGATCAAGGATGCGGCCGGGCTTACGGCTACGCTCGATTTCACCCGGCCCACCACGAGTGGGGTTTTCGTGAATGCTCGGCCGATACCAATGGCCTTCACGCCGGCGGTGGCTGCGGTTGAGGTGAGCCCCGGCGCGACTCTTTCCATTGGCTTTTCCGAGTCGGTTACGGCCGTGGCCGGCAAGAAGATCGTCATCCGGCGGACGGGCGACAGTGCGGTGGCGGCGGCCCTTGACGCCGGCGACGCCCAGCGAGTCACGATCAGCGGCGGAACGGTAACCATTGTGCCTGGCATCACGTTGCTTTCGGGCACCGCGTACGCGGTGGAGATCGAAGGTGGGGCCTTCTTGAACGCTGCCAACTTTGGCTCGGCCGCGATGACGGGTTCAGCCTGGAACTTCGTCACGAGAGTCGAGACCGATGTGTCGGCTGCTGACTCCGATGCGCTGGCCAGCTATTTGGGGAACCCGGCGGTCGAGCGCATCTACCTGCAGGAAGGGGCGACGTATCACTATGCTGGCGGCCGCATCACGCGCCCGGTTGGCATCCAGGGAAATGGGGCGACGATCCAGGCCGGAGCGGGTGTGCGCGTGGATGTTGTGCGGGCGGACGACGTCACCGTGAGCAGCGCCGCACTGCCGACGTACACCGACCAACGGGTGTTCTTCGCGATCGACGCGGGAGGGGCGCTCACGTTGCGCAACGTCACGCTCCAGAACAATGGCGCCGACGCGCTGGCGAATGGCTTCTTTTGCGTGATCGACGTGAAGTCGGGCGGGACCTTCGACGGTGAGGGGGTTACGCTCGAAGACTTCCACAATAACCCGACGCCGGGCAACAACCTCGCTTTCGGCATTCACGCCGAACCCAGCGCGCACGAGGTCCGGTTCGTTTCGTCAACGGTGTCGGCGTCGAACGCCTTCCGTAACGCGGTCGCGATCCGCGGGGGCGTGTTCACCATCGAGGCGAACACGTTCGGCGGCACGGATCACCCGGACCGCCTGCGCAACTCCGACGGCTATGAGTACGCGGTTTACCTCTACGGCGGTTCCGGTTCGGTGCGGCAGAATCAGATCCGCGGTTACGACGCGACGACCCAACTCGGCTACAGCAGCGCAGCGATCGCGTTGATCGGCTATTACCCGCTGACGGCGAATGTCTCCGGGAACACGCTGGCGGATAACTCCGTGGGTATCGACGTGACGCGTGCCTACTCGTCGCTCCTCATCAACCCGGCGTCCCGGCCGACCGTGACCGTGAACAGCATTACGGTGACGGACAGCGCGTCGGCCTTTGCCCTCGGCGAGAATCTCCGGAGCGCCAACGTCACCAACACTTCGGCGGTGTCACTGGACCAGACGGATGAGGTGCTGGTGGTCGACTCCACCTCCAGCACCAACGCCACCTACTACACGGTGCTGGGAGGCTATCGCTGGCCGTACCTTGAGAAGGCCAATCGGACCGCCGGCACCGTTGACCTCAAGCTGCCCGCGACCAGTGACAGCATTGATATCCTCAATGCGGCCACGACGATCGCGATCGAGCAGCAGCTGGACGAGGAGACGACGTGGTCGGCGGCGGATGTCACTTGGGCTGGGACACCACACTCAGTGGCCACCGCCAGCGTCGCGCCCAATCACGTGTACCGCTTCCGGGTCAAGCTCACGCACCAGAGTGCGACCGACCAAGGCGATCCGGAAGCGCGGACCCTCGTTACGTATTCGGGGCCGGTGGAAGTGGTGGATGACCAGGCGCCGGATTCTCCGTCCGCGCCCGATTTGGCCCCTGAGAGCGACACCGGCGCTTCGGACCACGATGATGTCACGGCCGCAACGACGCCGACGTTTACCGGTACCGCGGAAAGCGGCGTTTCCGTCACCCTTTATGACGGCGAGGCCAGTGTGGGCTCGGCCGACGCGGTTGATGGCCGCTGGTCCATCACCACCCCAACTTTGGCGGAAGGGGATCACACCTTCACGGCGCGGGCGAAGGACGCCGCCGGCAACAGCAGCGCGCTGTCGCCGGCAACGACGATCACGGTCGATACCACGGCGCCAACGATCACCAGCGGCCCGACGAGTTCCGGGCGGTACATGGCGGTCTTTGGCGGCTGTACGGTTACGGCTGCGGGCGGCGCCGTGGCGTTCGATGCCGCCGGGCTGCCGGCTGGCCTCTCGATCGCGGGTGGCACCGGCGTCATCAGTGGCACGCCGACGACATCGGGTACCTTTGCCGTCGCGCTTTCCGCGAAGGATGCCGCCGGCAATACCGCGCAGGCGACGCTCAGCCTTGAGGTTGGCCAGGTGGCGCTGACCGTCACCGGCATCACCGTGCCAAACCGCGCCTACGACGGGACGACGACCGCCACGCTCAATCTGGGCGCGGCGCAGTTGATCGGGCGGATCTCCGACGACCAGGTCACCCTCGTTGCGAGTGGTGCCGTGGCGGTGTTTGCCGATCCAAATGCGGGTGCTGGCAAGGCGGTCACCGTGACCGGCTTGGGGCTGACCGGGAGCCGGTCCCGGCATTACACCCTGACGCCGCCCGTGCTCACGGGTACGATCACGCGCGCCGTGGCGACGGTGACGCTGGGTGGACTGGCGGCCGTGTATGACGGTGCGCCGAAGGCGGCGACGGCCACGACGGTGCCGGTCGGACTGCCGGTGACGCTGACTTACGATGGGGCGGCGACCGCGCCAACGGCAGCCGGGGTGTACGCCGTCGCCGCGAGCGTGGATGCGGCCAACTACACGGCCGCGACATCGGGTGTGCTCGAGATTGCG comes from the Opitutus sp. ER46 genome and includes:
- a CDS encoding Ig-like domain-containing protein — encoded protein: MSTSIWTASAVMLRFLCSGSRVRGLLPALALVLATVASAAPGYTLSPSTVPNGTLGESYSASLAVSGVASPPGFNFAVSVGTLPPGLSLVGSGTAGATIAGTPTVAGSYSFTIKATEAGGPGTASQAYSLAISPPPAPVVVQATGPNAGTYGAGDVLDFTLAFDRVVTVVGGTPTLTLTIGNARRLAYYAAGSGTTALTFRHTVQPGDNDADGITCADSVALNGATMRSGGAVDAERSFTPPDTTLVRIDTAPIVTGIRRWAPRTVGTPATSVVYRVTFSEPVTGVDAADFVLNKTMSAFGVVGNVEAVDAMTYAVTITGLSGVGTVRLDLKGAGTGIVDRSAQPVSGGFSMGQIYVPMMASFPVGWGRNVYGRLGDNTTTERHMPSALHTTGKLAGKYLVDLAAGGYFSIGLTADGQVFAWGRNADGQLGVGTNGDWFAPQPVSTTGALQGKTITAIAAGGYHALAVDAEGRVYAWGRNAQGQLGNRSTTDSNVPVAVYMDGALAGKRVVAVAAGDEFSVALTDDGLVYTWGDGGDGQLGHNAFVDFSNEPVAVGTSGALNGKFVTAIAAGSEHVLALTSEGKVYAWGSNGYGQLGTNMFGTNRSLPNPVYHGGAYGQKTVVDIACGWDHSIALTADGRVYVWGENDHGQVGNNSKSNRNDPGIVSAAGVLNGKTVAAVTGGDSHTTALTTEGRVYDWGFNDYGQLGNDTEGTDTPLPVAVDTSGALAGKTVVALGSNWGGVFNLALAVATTGPRIMAVLAPPDGVYQTGDTLALTVQFNAPVAVTTAGGVPYIDMIIGSSTRALAYASGSGTDTLTFSYTVQADDRDIDGLTPGSAIVPGGGTIKDAAGLTATLDFTRPTTSGVFVNARPIPMAFTPAVAAVEVSPGATLSIGFSESVTAVAGKKIVIRRTGDSAVAAALDAGDAQRVTISGGTVTIVPGITLLSGTAYAVEIEGGAFLNAANFGSAAMTGSAWNFVTRVETDVSAADSDALASYLGNPAVERIYLQEGATYHYAGGRITRPVGIQGNGATIQAGAGVRVDVVRADDVTVSSAALPTYTDQRVFFAIDAGGALTLRNVTLQNNGADALANGFFCVIDVKSGGTFDGEGVTLEDFHNNPTPGNNLAFGIHAEPSAHEVRFVSSTVSASNAFRNAVAIRGGVFTIEANTFGGTDHPDRLRNSDGYEYAVYLYGGSGSVRQNQIRGYDATTQLGYSSAAIALIGYYPLTANVSGNTLADNSVGIDVTRAYSSLLINPASRPTVTVNSITVTDSASAFALGENLRSANVTNTSAVSLDQTDEVLVVDSTSSTNATYYTVLGGYRWPYLEKANRTAGTVDLKLPATSDSIDILNAATTIAIEQQLDEETTWSAADVTWAGTPHSVATASVAPNHVYRFRVKLTHQSATDQGDPEARTLVTYSGPVEVVDDQAPDSPSAPDLAPESDTGASDHDDVTAATTPTFTGTAESGVSVTLYDGEASVGSADAVDGRWSITTPTLAEGDHTFTARAKDAAGNSSALSPATTITVDTTAPTITSGPTSSGRYMAVFGGCTVTAAGGAVAFDAAGLPAGLSIAGGTGVISGTPTTSGTFAVALSAKDAAGNTAQATLSLEVGQVALTVTGITVPNRAYDGTTTATLNLGAAQLIGRISDDQVTLVASGAVAVFADPNAGAGKAVTVTGLGLTGSRSRHYTLTPPVLTGTITRAVATVTLGGLAAVYDGAPKAATATTVPVGLPVTLTYDGAATAPTAAGVYAVAASVDAANYTAATSGVLEIAQAAQIVSFPTPSGVKAGQAVTLTATATSGLPVTFTVVSGNATLTGSSLVVHGGAVTLRATQAGDGNFLPASATVSLAAVEKIDQTITFSPVGEKLTSDQPFALNATASSGLPVSLVVVRGPALLSGSTLTLVGTPGEVEVRASQPGNETYNAAPEVTQTFSVTAVGPLVYFGTIGGSRIAISITPDGGKGTMIGTLPNGEGFVVEFTPGPDGAWEAAVPTYLAGSSTSGNALAHAQKIDAVTSSALTTQTRVFRGFVNGTVVTGAVPALGVSFDAQLVPPTGPTTGIAGYYESASLQTATGAIYTIVGTQNQVYVLAITPTLVEGASGTAANDGTFAVTASGDVTISGSVDAPTTVVTGTLIRPNQPPETFAGIGGATTRTDRLVNLSSRGRMSGSERVLITGFVVGGNESKRLLLRGVGPGLTAFGLNGVLPDPKLRLYRGSVLIAENDNWGEAGNAGEIMETFRRIGAFDLAPGSADAAILVTLPPGVYTAHVYDGGKTGVAMAEIYDASVNPQGEYQRLVNISTRGYVGTGEDVLIGGFVVTGNAPKKLLVRGVGPGLQQLGVGGVLADPRLRLFHQTELVAENDNWGEGAGSVAAEVAAAASGTGAFGLASSSRDAALILTLAPGTYTAQVSGVNGGTGVALIEIYEIAE